Proteins from a genomic interval of Harpia harpyja isolate bHarHar1 chromosome 9, bHarHar1 primary haplotype, whole genome shotgun sequence:
- the LOC128145563 gene encoding arginine-glutamic acid dipeptide repeats protein-like isoform X3, with the protein MSPGLSQLAWEPSLHPFPWVPVSPQGQLGDSPCTPSPGCRCPRGSSPHPAPLPFLPAQALSLTGAQPSQLTLDPPWTPVFLPEKVTLTCRGSSAPGPTDWYVNEQFWQQARSNHIHITRDLPGSYSLRCHSPGAGLSPSITLGFSNAAPQRALPLPGHRGPHLPRVAGIGTGDGGSARAPPSSSCRLWGCPTRGTTPAKCRQRRPACGNAAPRSPSRCAVSVQEGWGRTGALQPSLGPHIPPQVLPPLPASPHPSPHSHMGGIPPSLPRSLPGIPSCLPRSPHSFPGPFPGPHMPPRVLPFISKSPHPCLGPPHFSLGSLHPSLGLPDPSLLSLHVAQVPPSLLWSPFPAWVPPSLPGVPSIPLQVVPPFPRSPIPAHLLPAGVPVSGVSLVAQPPGGQVAEGDRLVLSCSVAEGTGPLSFSWHRQGSAVPLATGPYYKLRTVQHQDSGRYHCTATNGGTVADSPPLWVTVLVPVAGATITMARMEPVVPVGENLNLSCSVREGTAPVTFTWLRDGQELDSGPVLSLGTVGPAHAGTYQCLATNRLGTHRIFRARSLALALAVTQLRQGGQQQGTAMAVGLSVSLLLLLLLTAAMGWYLRRRRRAAAGKSQRRDPTVPLEPEGRQPEPTAPPGEPEDGEVLYIRVVVTERDGGNSPSRSPRGSPRSAPPREPPVTYAVLPGPHARLRLPSDTYENVP; encoded by the exons ATGTCCCCTGGGCTCTCCCAGCTGGCCTGGGAACCATCCCTGCACCCTTTCCCATGGGTGCCGGTGTCCCCGCAGGGGCAGCTTGGGGACAGCCCCTGCACCCCTTCCCCTGGGTGCCGGTGTCCCCGTGGCAGCAGCCCCCACCCAGcacctctccccttccttccagcCCAAGCCCTCAGCCTCACTG gtgcccagcccagccagctcACGCTGGACCCCCCCTGGACACCGGTGTTCCTGCCAGAGAAGGTGACACTGACCTGCCGGGGCTCCAGCGCGCCCGGCCCCACCGACTGGTATGTCAACGAGCAGTTCTGGCAGCAGGCAAGATCCAACCACATCCACATCACCAGAGACCTACCCGGGAGCTACAGCTTGCGGTGCCACAGCCCTGGTGCCGGGCTCAGCCCCTCCATCACCTTGGGCTTCTCAAATG CTGCACCACAGCGGGCGCTACCACTGCCAGGCCACCGTGGGCCACATCTTCCCAGGGTGGCAGGAATCGGCACTGGTGATGGTGGCAGTGCAAG GgctccccccagctccagctgccgGCTGTGGGGCTGTCCCACTCGGGGAACTACTCCTGCGAAGTGCAGACAGAGACGGCCAGCGTGCGGAAACGCAGCACCCCGGTCACCGTCACGGTGCGCAGTGAGtgtgcaggagggatgggggcGTACCGGGGCCCTGCAGCCATCCCTGGGTCCCCACATCCCTCCCCAGGtcctcccacccctgcctgcctccccccatccctccccacatTCCCACATGGGGGGgatccccccatccctccccaggtCCCTCCCTGGGATCCCTTCATGCCTCCCTAGGTCCCCCCATTCCTTCCCAGGTCCCTTCCCAGGTCCCCACATGCCCCCCAGGGTCCTTCCATTCATTTCCAAgtccccccatccctgcctgggTCCCCCTCATTTCTCCCTGgggtccctccatccctccctgggGTTGCCTGATCCTTCCCTGTTGTCCCTCCATGTTGCCCaggtccctccatccctcctctggtcccccttccctgcctgggtccctccatctctccctggggtcccctccatccctctccaAGTCGTCCCCCCCTTCCCTAGgtcccccatccctgcccatcTCCTCCCTGCAGGGGTCCCAGTCTCCGGGGTGTCCCTGGTAGCACAGCCCCCCGGGGGGCAGGTGGCAGAAGGAGACCGCCTGGTGCTGAGCTGCTCGGTGGCCGAGGGGACGGGGCCCCTCTCCTTCTCCTGGCACCGGCAGGGCTCAGCTGTGCCACTGGCCACAGGCCCCTACTACAAGCTCCGCACTGTGCAGCACCAGGACAGCGGCCGCTACCACTGCACGGCCACCAACGGTGGCACGGTGGCTGACAGCCCGCCGCTGTGGGTcactgtcctgg TGCCGGTGGCTGGTGCCACCATCACGATGGCGAGGATGGAGCCAGTGGTGCCGGTGGGCGAGAATCTCAACCTGAGCTGCTCTGTGCGGGAGGGCACCGCGCCGGTGACCTTCACCTGGCTGCGGGACGGGCAGGAGCTGGACTCGGGGCCCGTCCTGTCCCTGGGGACTGTGGGGCCAGCACACGCTGGGACCTACCAGTGCCTGGCCACCAACCGCCTCGGCACCCACCGCATCTTCCGGGCACGCAGCCTGGCGCTGGCCCTCGCGGTGACACAGCTGAGacagggagggcagcagcagggcacag ccatggctgtggggctcagcgtgtccctcctgctcctgctcctgctcactGCTGCCATGGGCTGGTACCTCCGGCGCCGGCGCCGTGCAG CTGCTGGGAAGAGCCAGAGAAG GGACCCCACAGTCCCTCTGGAGCCCGAGGGTCGCCAGCCAGAGCCCACAGCCCCGCCCGGGGAGCCGGAGGACGGGGAGGTGCTGTACATCCGTGTCGTGGTCACCGAGCGGGACGGGG GCAATTCCCCGTCCCGctccccccggggctccccccgctCCGCACCCCCGCGGGAGCCGCCCGTTACCTACGCTGTGCTGCCGGGTCCCCACGCGCGGCTGCGGCTCCCGAGCGACACCTACGAGAATGTCCCGTGA
- the LOC128145563 gene encoding Fc receptor-like protein 2 isoform X4 produces the protein MSPGLSQLAWEPSLHPFPWVPVSPQGQLGDSPCTPSPGCRCPRGSSPHPAPLPFLPAQALSLTGAQPSQLTLDPPWTPVFLPEKVTLTCRGSSAPGPTDWYVNEQFWQQARSNHIHITRDLPGSYSLRCHSPGAGLSPSITLGFSNDWLVLQVPARVLLEGDALPLRCRGWKDTHVTQVRFFHEREALGGPSRGTELLLPSLQLHHSGRYHCQATVGHIFPGWQESALVMVAVQELFTVPVLRLEGPAEPREGTPVALGCLSHLSPLRPLTRLQHLFYQDDMVVGGPQGSPQLQLPAVGLSHSGNYSCEVQTETASVRKRSTPVTVTVRRVPVSGVSLVAQPPGGQVAEGDRLVLSCSVAEGTGPLSFSWHRQGSAVPLATGPYYKLRTVQHQDSGRYHCTATNGGTVADSPPLWVTVLVPVAGATITMARMEPVVPVGENLNLSCSVREGTAPVTFTWLRDGQELDSGPVLSLGTVGPAHAGTYQCLATNRLGTHRIFRARSLALALAVTQLRQGGQQQGTAMAVGLSVSLLLLLLLTAAMGWYLRRRRRAAAGKSQRRDPTVPLEPEGRQPEPTAPPGEPEDGEVLYIRVVVTERDGGNSPSRSPRGSPRSAPPREPPVTYAVLPGPHARLRLPSDTYENVP, from the exons ATGTCCCCTGGGCTCTCCCAGCTGGCCTGGGAACCATCCCTGCACCCTTTCCCATGGGTGCCGGTGTCCCCGCAGGGGCAGCTTGGGGACAGCCCCTGCACCCCTTCCCCTGGGTGCCGGTGTCCCCGTGGCAGCAGCCCCCACCCAGcacctctccccttccttccagcCCAAGCCCTCAGCCTCACTG gtgcccagcccagccagctcACGCTGGACCCCCCCTGGACACCGGTGTTCCTGCCAGAGAAGGTGACACTGACCTGCCGGGGCTCCAGCGCGCCCGGCCCCACCGACTGGTATGTCAACGAGCAGTTCTGGCAGCAGGCAAGATCCAACCACATCCACATCACCAGAGACCTACCCGGGAGCTACAGCTTGCGGTGCCACAGCCCTGGTGCCGGGCTCAGCCCCTCCATCACCTTGGGCTTCTCAAATG ACTGGCTGGTGCTGCAGGTGCCGGCGcgggtgctgctggagggggacGCGCTGCCGCTGCGCTGCCGGGGCTGGAAGGACACGCATGTCACCCAGGTGCGGTTCTTCCATGAGAGGGAGGCGCTGGGGGGGCCCTCCCGGGGGACCGAgctgctcctgccttccctgcaGCTGCACCACAGCGGGCGCTACCACTGCCAGGCCACCGTGGGCCACATCTTCCCAGGGTGGCAGGAATCGGCACTGGTGATGGTGGCAGTGCAAG agctcttcacggtgccggtGCTGCGCCTGGAGGGCCCAGCTGAGCCCCGCGAGGGAACCCCCGTGGCCCTGGGCTGCCTCAGCCACCTCAGCCCCCTGCGGCCCCTCACCCGCCTCCAGCACCTATTCTACCAGGATGACATGGTGGTGGGGGGGCCCCAGGgctccccccagctccagctgccgGCTGTGGGGCTGTCCCACTCGGGGAACTACTCCTGCGAAGTGCAGACAGAGACGGCCAGCGTGCGGAAACGCAGCACCCCGGTCACCGTCACGGTGCGCA GGGTCCCAGTCTCCGGGGTGTCCCTGGTAGCACAGCCCCCCGGGGGGCAGGTGGCAGAAGGAGACCGCCTGGTGCTGAGCTGCTCGGTGGCCGAGGGGACGGGGCCCCTCTCCTTCTCCTGGCACCGGCAGGGCTCAGCTGTGCCACTGGCCACAGGCCCCTACTACAAGCTCCGCACTGTGCAGCACCAGGACAGCGGCCGCTACCACTGCACGGCCACCAACGGTGGCACGGTGGCTGACAGCCCGCCGCTGTGGGTcactgtcctgg TGCCGGTGGCTGGTGCCACCATCACGATGGCGAGGATGGAGCCAGTGGTGCCGGTGGGCGAGAATCTCAACCTGAGCTGCTCTGTGCGGGAGGGCACCGCGCCGGTGACCTTCACCTGGCTGCGGGACGGGCAGGAGCTGGACTCGGGGCCCGTCCTGTCCCTGGGGACTGTGGGGCCAGCACACGCTGGGACCTACCAGTGCCTGGCCACCAACCGCCTCGGCACCCACCGCATCTTCCGGGCACGCAGCCTGGCGCTGGCCCTCGCGGTGACACAGCTGAGacagggagggcagcagcagggcacag ccatggctgtggggctcagcgtgtccctcctgctcctgctcctgctcactGCTGCCATGGGCTGGTACCTCCGGCGCCGGCGCCGTGCAG CTGCTGGGAAGAGCCAGAGAAG GGACCCCACAGTCCCTCTGGAGCCCGAGGGTCGCCAGCCAGAGCCCACAGCCCCGCCCGGGGAGCCGGAGGACGGGGAGGTGCTGTACATCCGTGTCGTGGTCACCGAGCGGGACGGGG GCAATTCCCCGTCCCGctccccccggggctccccccgctCCGCACCCCCGCGGGAGCCGCCCGTTACCTACGCTGTGCTGCCGGGTCCCCACGCGCGGCTGCGGCTCCCGAGCGACACCTACGAGAATGTCCCGTGA
- the LOC128145563 gene encoding Fc receptor-like protein 4 isoform X2: MSPGLSQLAWEPSLHPFPWVPVSPQGQLGDSPCTPSPGCRCPRGSSPHPAPLPFLPAQALSLTGAQPSQLTLDPPWTPVFLPEKVTLTCRGSSAPGPTDWYVNEQFWQQARSNHIHITRDLPGSYSLRCHSPGAGLSPSITLGFSNDWLVLQVPARVLLEGDALPLRCRGWKDTHVTQVRFFHEREALGGPSRGTELLLPSLQLHHSGRYHCQATVGHIFPGWQESALVMVAVQGEHPLPDTHLAGCSPPSPAGLGSLLPPGSLLELFTVPVLRLEGPAEPREGTPVALGCLSHLSPLRPLTRLQHLFYQDDMVVGGPQGSPQLQLPAVGLSHSGNYSCEVQTETASVRKRSTPVTVTVRRVPVSGVSLVAQPPGGQVAEGDRLVLSCSVAEGTGPLSFSWHRQGSAVPLATGPYYKLRTVQHQDSGRYHCTATNGGTVADSPPLWVTVLVPVAGATITMARMEPVVPVGENLNLSCSVREGTAPVTFTWLRDGQELDSGPVLSLGTVGPAHAGTYQCLATNRLGTHRIFRARSLALALAVTQLRQGGQQQGTAMAVGLSVSLLLLLLLTAAMGWYLRRRRRAAAGKSQRRDPTVPLEPEGRQPEPTAPPGEPEDGEVLYIRVVVTERDGGEYGGWGWGTRRPRVSPPLARVPEPVFLPGNSPSRSPRGSPRSAPPREPPVTYAVLPGPHARLRLPSDTYENVP; this comes from the exons ATGTCCCCTGGGCTCTCCCAGCTGGCCTGGGAACCATCCCTGCACCCTTTCCCATGGGTGCCGGTGTCCCCGCAGGGGCAGCTTGGGGACAGCCCCTGCACCCCTTCCCCTGGGTGCCGGTGTCCCCGTGGCAGCAGCCCCCACCCAGcacctctccccttccttccagcCCAAGCCCTCAGCCTCACTG gtgcccagcccagccagctcACGCTGGACCCCCCCTGGACACCGGTGTTCCTGCCAGAGAAGGTGACACTGACCTGCCGGGGCTCCAGCGCGCCCGGCCCCACCGACTGGTATGTCAACGAGCAGTTCTGGCAGCAGGCAAGATCCAACCACATCCACATCACCAGAGACCTACCCGGGAGCTACAGCTTGCGGTGCCACAGCCCTGGTGCCGGGCTCAGCCCCTCCATCACCTTGGGCTTCTCAAATG ACTGGCTGGTGCTGCAGGTGCCGGCGcgggtgctgctggagggggacGCGCTGCCGCTGCGCTGCCGGGGCTGGAAGGACACGCATGTCACCCAGGTGCGGTTCTTCCATGAGAGGGAGGCGCTGGGGGGGCCCTCCCGGGGGACCGAgctgctcctgccttccctgcaGCTGCACCACAGCGGGCGCTACCACTGCCAGGCCACCGTGGGCCACATCTTCCCAGGGTGGCAGGAATCGGCACTGGTGATGGTGGCAGTGCAAGGTGAGCACCCCCTCCCCGACACCCACCTGGCGGGGTGCAGCCCCCCTTCCCCAGCGGGCTTGGGGTCACTGCTCCCCCCCGGCTCCCTCCTagagctcttcacggtgccggtGCTGCGCCTGGAGGGCCCAGCTGAGCCCCGCGAGGGAACCCCCGTGGCCCTGGGCTGCCTCAGCCACCTCAGCCCCCTGCGGCCCCTCACCCGCCTCCAGCACCTATTCTACCAGGATGACATGGTGGTGGGGGGGCCCCAGGgctccccccagctccagctgccgGCTGTGGGGCTGTCCCACTCGGGGAACTACTCCTGCGAAGTGCAGACAGAGACGGCCAGCGTGCGGAAACGCAGCACCCCGGTCACCGTCACGGTGCGCA GGGTCCCAGTCTCCGGGGTGTCCCTGGTAGCACAGCCCCCCGGGGGGCAGGTGGCAGAAGGAGACCGCCTGGTGCTGAGCTGCTCGGTGGCCGAGGGGACGGGGCCCCTCTCCTTCTCCTGGCACCGGCAGGGCTCAGCTGTGCCACTGGCCACAGGCCCCTACTACAAGCTCCGCACTGTGCAGCACCAGGACAGCGGCCGCTACCACTGCACGGCCACCAACGGTGGCACGGTGGCTGACAGCCCGCCGCTGTGGGTcactgtcctgg TGCCGGTGGCTGGTGCCACCATCACGATGGCGAGGATGGAGCCAGTGGTGCCGGTGGGCGAGAATCTCAACCTGAGCTGCTCTGTGCGGGAGGGCACCGCGCCGGTGACCTTCACCTGGCTGCGGGACGGGCAGGAGCTGGACTCGGGGCCCGTCCTGTCCCTGGGGACTGTGGGGCCAGCACACGCTGGGACCTACCAGTGCCTGGCCACCAACCGCCTCGGCACCCACCGCATCTTCCGGGCACGCAGCCTGGCGCTGGCCCTCGCGGTGACACAGCTGAGacagggagggcagcagcagggcacag ccatggctgtggggctcagcgtgtccctcctgctcctgctcctgctcactGCTGCCATGGGCTGGTACCTCCGGCGCCGGCGCCGTGCAG CTGCTGGGAAGAGCCAGAGAAG GGACCCCACAGTCCCTCTGGAGCCCGAGGGTCGCCAGCCAGAGCCCACAGCCCCGCCCGGGGAGCCGGAGGACGGGGAGGTGCTGTACATCCGTGTCGTGGTCACCGAGCGGGACGGGGGTGAGTATggcgggtgggggtgggggaCGCGCCGCCCACGCGTGTCACCGCCCCTAGCCCGGGTCCCCGAACCGGTTTTTCTTCCAGGCAATTCCCCGTCCCGctccccccggggctccccccgctCCGCACCCCCGCGGGAGCCGCCCGTTACCTACGCTGTGCTGCCGGGTCCCCACGCGCGGCTGCGGCTCCCGAGCGACACCTACGAGAATGTCCCGTGA
- the LOC128145563 gene encoding arginine-glutamic acid dipeptide repeats protein-like isoform X1, whose amino-acid sequence MSPGLSQLAWEPSLHPFPWVPVSPQGQLGDSPCTPSPGCRCPRGSSPHPAPLPFLPAQALSLTGAQPSQLTLDPPWTPVFLPEKVTLTCRGSSAPGPTDWYVNEQFWQQARSNHIHITRDLPGSYSLRCHSPGAGLSPSITLGFSNAAPQRALPLPGHRGPHLPRVAGIGTGDGGSARAPPSSSCRLWGCPTRGTTPAKCRQRRPACGNAAPRSPSRCAVSVQEGWGRTGALQPSLGPHIPPQVLPPLPASPHPSPHSHMGGIPPSLPRSLPGIPSCLPRSPHSFPGPFPGPHMPPRVLPFISKSPHPCLGPPHFSLGSLHPSLGLPDPSLLSLHVAQVPPSLLWSPFPAWVPPSLPGVPSIPLQVVPPFPRSPIPAHLLPAGVPVSGVSLVAQPPGGQVAEGDRLVLSCSVAEGTGPLSFSWHRQGSAVPLATGPYYKLRTVQHQDSGRYHCTATNGGTVADSPPLWVTVLVPVAGATITMARMEPVVPVGENLNLSCSVREGTAPVTFTWLRDGQELDSGPVLSLGTVGPAHAGTYQCLATNRLGTHRIFRARSLALALAVTQLRQGGQQQGTGGGYAHLPTPRPPMGVQPPRVRADLGLSLLCPQPWLWGSACPSCSCSCSLLPWAGTSGAGAVQVGHPHQGAGDQVCGPRWGKSPPHQLGGGEWGCTLHPSSWLGLSPQRPRLRVPGGSWGPSLLAAHVPPSQLGMRG is encoded by the exons ATGTCCCCTGGGCTCTCCCAGCTGGCCTGGGAACCATCCCTGCACCCTTTCCCATGGGTGCCGGTGTCCCCGCAGGGGCAGCTTGGGGACAGCCCCTGCACCCCTTCCCCTGGGTGCCGGTGTCCCCGTGGCAGCAGCCCCCACCCAGcacctctccccttccttccagcCCAAGCCCTCAGCCTCACTG gtgcccagcccagccagctcACGCTGGACCCCCCCTGGACACCGGTGTTCCTGCCAGAGAAGGTGACACTGACCTGCCGGGGCTCCAGCGCGCCCGGCCCCACCGACTGGTATGTCAACGAGCAGTTCTGGCAGCAGGCAAGATCCAACCACATCCACATCACCAGAGACCTACCCGGGAGCTACAGCTTGCGGTGCCACAGCCCTGGTGCCGGGCTCAGCCCCTCCATCACCTTGGGCTTCTCAAATG CTGCACCACAGCGGGCGCTACCACTGCCAGGCCACCGTGGGCCACATCTTCCCAGGGTGGCAGGAATCGGCACTGGTGATGGTGGCAGTGCAAG GgctccccccagctccagctgccgGCTGTGGGGCTGTCCCACTCGGGGAACTACTCCTGCGAAGTGCAGACAGAGACGGCCAGCGTGCGGAAACGCAGCACCCCGGTCACCGTCACGGTGCGCAGTGAGtgtgcaggagggatgggggcGTACCGGGGCCCTGCAGCCATCCCTGGGTCCCCACATCCCTCCCCAGGtcctcccacccctgcctgcctccccccatccctccccacatTCCCACATGGGGGGgatccccccatccctccccaggtCCCTCCCTGGGATCCCTTCATGCCTCCCTAGGTCCCCCCATTCCTTCCCAGGTCCCTTCCCAGGTCCCCACATGCCCCCCAGGGTCCTTCCATTCATTTCCAAgtccccccatccctgcctgggTCCCCCTCATTTCTCCCTGgggtccctccatccctccctgggGTTGCCTGATCCTTCCCTGTTGTCCCTCCATGTTGCCCaggtccctccatccctcctctggtcccccttccctgcctgggtccctccatctctccctggggtcccctccatccctctccaAGTCGTCCCCCCCTTCCCTAGgtcccccatccctgcccatcTCCTCCCTGCAGGGGTCCCAGTCTCCGGGGTGTCCCTGGTAGCACAGCCCCCCGGGGGGCAGGTGGCAGAAGGAGACCGCCTGGTGCTGAGCTGCTCGGTGGCCGAGGGGACGGGGCCCCTCTCCTTCTCCTGGCACCGGCAGGGCTCAGCTGTGCCACTGGCCACAGGCCCCTACTACAAGCTCCGCACTGTGCAGCACCAGGACAGCGGCCGCTACCACTGCACGGCCACCAACGGTGGCACGGTGGCTGACAGCCCGCCGCTGTGGGTcactgtcctgg TGCCGGTGGCTGGTGCCACCATCACGATGGCGAGGATGGAGCCAGTGGTGCCGGTGGGCGAGAATCTCAACCTGAGCTGCTCTGTGCGGGAGGGCACCGCGCCGGTGACCTTCACCTGGCTGCGGGACGGGCAGGAGCTGGACTCGGGGCCCGTCCTGTCCCTGGGGACTGTGGGGCCAGCACACGCTGGGACCTACCAGTGCCTGGCCACCAACCGCCTCGGCACCCACCGCATCTTCCGGGCACGCAGCCTGGCGCTGGCCCTCGCGGTGACACAGCTGAGacagggagggcagcagcagggcacaggtGGGGGCTACGCTCATCTGcccaccccccggccccccatGGGTGTCCAGCCCCCCAGGGTCAGGGCTGACCTGGGCTtgtccctgctctgtccccagccatggctgtggggctcagcgtgtccctcctgctcctgctcctgctcactGCTGCCATGGGCTGGTACCTCCGGCGCCGGCGCCGTGCAGGTGGGTCACCCACACCAGGGGGCTGGGGACCAGGTCTGTGGTCCCAGGTGGGGTAAAAGCCCCCCACACCAgctggggggtggggaatggggctGCACCCTGCATCCCTCATCTTGGCTAGGGCTGAGCCCCCAGCGTCCTCGGCTCAGGGTCCCAGGCGGGTCTTGGGGGCCCTCCCTGCTTGCAGCTCATGTACCCCCATCTCAGCTGGGTATGCGGGGCTGA